A genomic segment from Salvelinus alpinus chromosome 8, SLU_Salpinus.1, whole genome shotgun sequence encodes:
- the LOC139583668 gene encoding ATP-binding cassette sub-family D member 3-like, whose product MAAVSKYLTAKNSSIAGGVLLALCILKQRRRGGKSSGKKGVSELVLSKEDKAAKKDRAAVDYVFFLRISKILRIMVPRWFCKETGYLLFIAAMLVTRTYCDVWMIQNGTMIESAIIARNNADFKNYLFKCCKAMPIFALVNNLLKLGLNELKLKFRERLTKHLYDEYLKGYTYYKMGNLDNRIANADQLLTQDVEKFCNSVVDLYSNLSKPLLDIGLYIFKLTSAIGAQGPSSMMAYLLISGLFLTRLRKPIGKMTVIEQRYEGEYRYVNSRLITNSEEIAFYNGNMREKQTIHSTFKKLVDHLHKFIFFRFSMGFVDSMIAKYMATVVGYLVVSRPFLNLSDPRHMNSTQAELMEDYYQSGRMLLSLAQALGRIVLAGRDMTRLSGFTMRITELRKVLKELNSGKYERTMVSHQNKETLGVERVTLVPGSGQIINVDHIIKFEHTPLATPNGDVLIKDLTFEVRSGTNVLVCGPNGCGKSSLFRVLGELWPLFGGQLTKPERGKLFYVPQRPYMTIGTLRDQVIYPDTYEEQKRKGISDQVLKEYLGNVQLGHILDREGTWDTVQDWMDVLSGGEKQRMAMARLFYHKPQFAILDECTSAVSVDVEDFIYSHCRTVGITLFTVSHRKSLWKHHEYYLHMDGRGNYDFKPITEETIEFGS is encoded by the exons ATGGCAGCCGTCAGTAAATACCTGACAGCTAAAAACTCCTCAATAGCTGGGGGAGTCCTACTCGCTTTATGCATCCTGAAGCAAAGAAGAAGAGGAGGCAAGTCAAGCGG TAAAAAAGGGGTCTCAGAACTGGTGTTGAGCAAGGAA GACAAAGCAGCTAAGAAAGACCGGGCGGCGGTGGACTATGTCTTCTTCCTCAGAATCAGCAAGATCCTCCGGATCATGGTGCCTCGGTGGTTCTGCAAAGAG ACTGGATACCTTCTCTTCATTGCTGCTATGCTGGTGACCCGGACATACTGTGACGTATGGATGATCCAGAACGGAACCATGATTGAAAG TGCAATTATCGCTCGCAACAACGCAGATTTCAAGAACTACTTGTTCAAGTGTTGCAAAGCTATGCCAATT TTTGCCTTGGTGAATAACCTCTTGAAGCTGGGTCTGAACGAGCTGAAGCTGAAGTTCAGAGAGAGGCTGACCAAACATCTCTACGACGAGTACCTCAA AGGATACACATACTACAAAATGGGCAACCTGGATAACCGCATCGCCAACGCTGACCAGCTGCTGACTCAAGACGTAGAGAAGTTTTGTAACAGTGTGGTTGACCTCTACTCCAATCTCAGCAAG CCTCTCTTGGACATTGGACTGTACATCTTCAAGCTGACGTCTGCCATCGGAGCCCAG GGCCCATCGAGTATGATGGCCTACCTGCTGATCTCAGGCCTGTTCCTGACCAGACTGCGGAAGCCCATCGGTAAGATGACTGTCATTGAGCAGCGCTACGAGGGAGAGTACCGATACGTCAACTCACGACTCATCACCAACAG TGAGGAGATTGCCTTCTACAATGGCAacatgagagagaaacagacgatTCATTCAACATTTAAGAAACTG GTCGACCATTTGCACAAGTTCATCTTCTTCCGCTTCTCTATGGGCTTTGTAGACAGCATGATCGCCAAGT ACATGGCCACCGTGGTGGGCTACCTGGTGGTGAGTCGGCCCTTCCTCAATCTGTCCGACCCCCGCCACATGAACAGCACCCAAGCTGAGCTGATGGAAGACTATTACCAGAGTGGCAGGATGCTGCTGAGTCTGGCCCAGGCTCTGGGAAGGATCGTACTGGCTGGCAGAGATATGACCAGGCTTTCCGG GTTCACCATGCGTATCACTGAGCTCAGGAAGGTCCTGAAAGAACTGAACTCTGGGAAATACGAGCGTACCATGGTCTCCCATCAGAACAAAGAAACATTAGGTGTAGAAAGAGTCACACTGGTCCCGGGCAGCGGACAGATCATCAACGTAGACCACATCATCAA GTTTGAACACACACCACTAGCAACACCCAATGGAGATGTCCTGATCAAGGACCTGACCTTTGAA GTGCGGTCTGGTACCAACGTGTTAGTGTGTGGGCCCAATGGCTGTGGCAAGAGCTCACTCTTCAGAGTACTGGGAGAG CTCTGGCCTCTGTTCGGAGGGCAGCTGACCAAGCCTGAGCGAGGGAAGCTATTCTACGTTCCTCAG AGACCCTACATGACCATTGGCACGCTGAGGGATCAGGTGATCTACCCTGACACCTATGAGGAGCAAAAGAGGAAAGGCATCTCTGACCAGGTGCTGAAGGAGTACCTGGGCAACGTCCAGTTAGGTCACATCCTGGACAGAGAGGGGACTTGGGACACCGTGCAGGACTGGATGGATGTCCTCAGTGGAGGAGAGAAGCAGAGGATGGCG aTGGCAAGGTTGTTCTACCACAAACCTCAGTTTGCCATCTTGGATGAGTGCACCAGTGCTGTGAGTGTAGATGTGGAAGACTTCATCTACAGTCACTGCAGAACG GTTGGCATCACTCTGTTCACTGTCTCTCACAGAAAGTCTTTGTGGAAACACCATGAG TACTACCTTCACATGGACGGAAGAGGGAACTACGACTTCAAACCTATCACCGAGGAGACCATAGAGTTCGGCTCCTAG